A portion of the Myxococcales bacterium genome contains these proteins:
- the rplL gene encoding 50S ribosomal protein L7/L12 — MADLTKEQVVDFLSNMPVIQLAEMIKTLEDKWGVKAAPVAVAAGPAAGGGAAAAPAEEKTEFTVELKESGANKINVIKVVREITGLGLKEAKDLVEGAPKTLKEGVSKAEAEDFKKKLEEAGAKVELK; from the coding sequence ATGGCCGATCTCACCAAGGAGCAGGTTGTCGACTTCCTCTCCAACATGCCCGTCATCCAGCTCGCTGAGATGATCAAGACCCTCGAAGACAAGTGGGGCGTCAAAGCCGCTCCCGTTGCCGTTGCGGCCGGTCCGGCTGCTGGCGGTGGCGCGGCCGCTGCGCCGGCCGAGGAGAAGACCGAGTTCACCGTCGAGCTCAAGGAGTCCGGCGCGAACAAGATCAACGTCATCAAGGTCGTTCGCGAGATCACGGGCCTTGGCCTCAAGGAAGCCAAGGACCTCGTCGAAGGCGCCCCCAAGACCCTCAAGGAAGGCGTCTCCAAGGCCGAAGCCGAGGACTTCAAGAAGAAGCTCGAAGAAGCCGGCGCGAAGGTCGAGCTCAAGTAA
- a CDS encoding 50S ribosomal protein L10, whose amino-acid sequence METARLNAQRKAKNAEIETIKARFSKATSTVFLNYQGMTVENATKLRAEFRKAGVEYKVAKNTLVKQALKGESFSDGLKSTLTGMTGIAWSYEDPSAAAKVVKAFKKEAAGEKLQVKAGVVDGTILTGKAVEEQLATMPGKDELRATLLATFQAPMQQLVALLQAPTQNFVYALAAKERKG is encoded by the coding sequence ATGGAAACCGCGAGGCTCAACGCTCAGCGGAAGGCGAAGAACGCCGAGATCGAGACGATCAAGGCACGCTTTTCCAAGGCCACTTCCACCGTGTTCCTGAACTACCAGGGCATGACCGTGGAGAACGCAACCAAACTCCGCGCCGAGTTCCGCAAGGCTGGCGTCGAGTACAAGGTGGCGAAGAACACTCTCGTCAAGCAGGCGCTCAAAGGCGAATCGTTCAGCGATGGCCTGAAGTCGACGCTCACCGGCATGACGGGCATCGCCTGGAGCTACGAAGATCCGTCCGCTGCCGCGAAGGTCGTCAAGGCCTTCAAAAAGGAAGCTGCCGGCGAGAAGCTCCAAGTCAAAGCAGGCGTCGTCGACGGCACGATCCTCACCGGCAAAGCCGTTGAGGAGCAGCTCGCTACGATGCCCGGCAAAGACGAGCTTCGGGCAACGCTGCTCGCGACCTTCCAGGCGCCCATGCAGCAGCTCGTGGCACTCCTCCAAGCTCCCACGCAGAACTTCGTCTACGCATTGGCGGCGAAGGAGCGGAAGGGCTGA
- a CDS encoding 50S ribosomal protein L1, which produces MPKVSKNRAKADGLLDRAKKYSVEEAAALVKQTSFAKFDETVDVAVRLGVNPKHADQMVRGAIVLPHGTGQAVRVLVFAKGDKEREAREAGADFAGSDDMVQKVSEGFLDFDRVIATPDMMGAVGKLGRVLGPRGLMPNPKVGTVTFDVGSAVREAKGGKIEYRVEKAGIVHARVGKRSFSEKALAENANALIHALVRAKPSTAKGTYLRSISMSSTMGPGVKIDTAQYMSTTEEA; this is translated from the coding sequence ATGCCGAAGGTATCCAAGAATCGCGCGAAGGCCGACGGCCTCCTCGACCGAGCAAAGAAGTACTCGGTGGAAGAGGCGGCGGCACTGGTCAAGCAGACCAGCTTCGCGAAATTCGATGAGACGGTCGACGTCGCCGTGCGACTGGGAGTCAATCCCAAGCACGCGGACCAAATGGTCCGAGGCGCGATCGTTCTGCCGCACGGAACGGGTCAAGCCGTTCGCGTGCTCGTATTCGCCAAGGGTGACAAAGAGCGCGAGGCCCGCGAGGCCGGCGCCGATTTCGCCGGCAGCGACGACATGGTTCAGAAGGTCTCCGAGGGGTTCCTCGACTTCGACCGCGTCATCGCAACTCCCGACATGATGGGAGCCGTCGGTAAGCTCGGTCGCGTGCTCGGTCCCCGAGGGCTCATGCCGAACCCGAAGGTCGGAACCGTGACGTTCGACGTGGGATCCGCCGTTCGCGAAGCGAAGGGCGGCAAGATCGAATACCGAGTCGAGAAGGCCGGTATCGTTCACGCCCGCGTCGGCAAGCGCTCCTTCTCGGAGAAGGCACTCGCAGAGAACGCCAACGCGCTCATTCACGCGCTCGTTCGTGCGAAGCCCTCGACGGCGAAAGGCACCTACCTCCGAAGCATCTCGATGTCCTCGACCATGGGGCCCGGCGTCAAGATCGATACGGCTCAGTACATGAGCACCACCGAGGAGGCCTGA
- the rplK gene encoding 50S ribosomal protein L11, with protein MKKVTGYIKLQLPAGKANPAPPVGPALGSHGVNIMQFCKEFNAKTAGGDMIIPVVITVYSDRSFSFILKTPPASVLLKKAAGLPTSKKPGAGSKEPNKTKVGSVTKKQLEELAKQKIQDMNTTSVEAAMRSFAGTARSMGIDIT; from the coding sequence ATGAAGAAGGTCACTGGTTACATCAAGCTTCAGCTCCCCGCGGGGAAGGCCAACCCGGCTCCGCCGGTCGGTCCGGCGCTCGGCTCGCACGGCGTGAACATCATGCAGTTCTGCAAGGAGTTCAACGCGAAGACGGCCGGCGGCGACATGATCATCCCCGTCGTCATCACGGTCTACTCGGACCGCTCCTTCTCGTTCATCTTGAAGACGCCGCCGGCGAGCGTGCTCTTGAAGAAGGCGGCAGGCCTGCCGACGTCGAAGAAGCCCGGTGCGGGTTCGAAGGAGCCCAACAAGACGAAGGTCGGCTCGGTGACGAAGAAGCAGCTCGAAGAGCTCGCCAAGCAGAAGATCCAAGACATGAACACGACCTCGGTCGAGGCGGCCATGCGTTCCTTCGCCGGAACGGCCCGCTCGATGGGGATCGACATCACGTAA
- the nusG gene encoding transcription termination/antitermination protein NusG gives MSKKWYVIQTYSGFENKVREALQQRIKEHNMEERFGEILIPTETVQENRSGQKPRVRQKTSFPGYIFVEMEMGEEAWHVVKDTPKVTGFIGNQKPQEVAPPQIDDLRKSIVEGAVKPKPRVHFEVGDEIRVIDGAFANFSGTVEEVKPDKQKLRVKVSIFGRATPVELEFAQVEKRAS, from the coding sequence ATGAGCAAGAAGTGGTACGTCATCCAAACCTATTCGGGCTTTGAGAACAAAGTCCGTGAGGCGCTCCAGCAACGCATCAAGGAGCACAACATGGAGGAGCGCTTCGGCGAGATCCTCATTCCGACGGAGACGGTGCAAGAGAACCGGTCTGGTCAGAAGCCCAGGGTGCGTCAGAAGACCAGTTTCCCCGGCTACATCTTCGTCGAGATGGAGATGGGCGAAGAAGCCTGGCACGTCGTCAAGGACACCCCCAAGGTCACCGGCTTCATCGGAAACCAGAAGCCGCAGGAAGTCGCCCCGCCGCAGATCGACGACCTCCGCAAGAGCATTGTCGAGGGTGCGGTTAAGCCGAAGCCGCGAGTCCACTTCGAAGTGGGCGACGAAATCCGCGTCATCGACGGCGCCTTCGCGAACTTCTCGGGGACCGTCGAAGAAGTGAAGCCCGACAAGCAGAAGCTTCGGGTGAAGGTCTCCATCTTCGGCCGCGCTACCCCCGTCGAGCTCGAGTTCGCCCAAGTGGAGAAACGAGCCTCCTAA
- the secE gene encoding preprotein translocase subunit SecE gives MTKLIHGVWLKLATLKPQVGEPRDDILIILSAGVGAAAAVYYWRRTRARQLAEEVAQELSKVTWPTKQEVTNSTTVVIVTTAVATVFFALMDRFWSFITNFVYGI, from the coding sequence ATGACGAAGCTCATTCACGGAGTCTGGCTGAAGCTCGCCACGCTCAAGCCCCAGGTCGGTGAGCCCCGCGACGACATTCTGATCATTTTGTCGGCGGGGGTTGGCGCCGCGGCCGCGGTCTACTACTGGCGTCGGACCCGAGCCCGCCAGCTGGCGGAGGAAGTCGCGCAGGAACTCTCGAAGGTCACCTGGCCGACCAAGCAGGAAGTTACCAACTCGACCACCGTCGTCATCGTCACCACCGCCGTCGCCACTGTCTTCTTCGCGCTGATGGACCGCTTCTGGAGTTTCATCACCAACTTCGTCTATGGAATCTGA
- the rpmG gene encoding 50S ribosomal protein L33 has translation MSSRVQVVLVCSVCEARNYRTTRKPDQKGRIELKKYCARCDKHTAHKETK, from the coding sequence ATGAGCAGCCGCGTCCAAGTCGTTCTCGTCTGTTCGGTCTGCGAGGCTCGCAACTACCGAACGACAAGAAAGCCCGATCAAAAGGGAAGAATCGAGCTCAAGAAGTACTGTGCCCGCTGCGACAAACACACGGCTCACAAGGAAACGAAGTGA